From Nguyenibacter vanlangensis, one genomic window encodes:
- the ccmB gene encoding heme exporter protein CcmB produces the protein MSASPPRLFLAVIGRDLRLAARHGADTLGAVLFFILAGALFPLALGPSPELLRRMAPGIVWVCALLAALLPLDRLFGAELEDGSLDQLMLSGLPPALVALAKMAAHWLTTGLPLLVAAAPLSIMLGLPAPILPILLVGLGLGTLVLSLIGGMAASVVLGARRGGVLLPLLVLPLATPALIFGAAALDAAQSSLSWLPDLELLGAFLACALPLCPLAAGAGLRAAVE, from the coding sequence ATGAGCGCCTCGCCCCCGCGCCTGTTCCTGGCGGTCATCGGGCGCGACCTGCGGCTGGCGGCCCGCCATGGCGCCGACACGCTGGGCGCGGTGCTGTTCTTCATCCTGGCCGGCGCGCTGTTTCCGCTGGCGCTGGGTCCCTCGCCCGAATTGCTGCGCCGCATGGCGCCGGGCATCGTCTGGGTCTGCGCCCTGCTGGCGGCGCTGCTGCCGCTGGATCGGCTGTTCGGCGCCGAGCTGGAAGACGGATCACTGGACCAACTGATGCTCTCGGGCCTGCCGCCCGCCCTGGTGGCCCTGGCGAAGATGGCCGCGCACTGGCTGACGACCGGCCTGCCGCTGCTGGTCGCGGCCGCCCCCCTGTCCATCATGCTGGGACTGCCGGCGCCGATCCTGCCGATCCTGCTGGTGGGGCTCGGCCTGGGCACGCTGGTGCTGTCGCTGATCGGCGGCATGGCGGCCTCGGTCGTGCTGGGCGCGCGGCGGGGCGGGGTGCTGCTGCCGCTGCTGGTCCTGCCGCTGGCGACCCCGGCGCTGATCTTCGGCGCGGCGGCGCTGGATGCCGCGCAGAGCAGCCTGTCCTGGCTGCCGGACCTGGAATTGCTGGGCGCGTTCCTGGCCTGCGCGCTGCCGCTCTGCCCGCTGGCCGCCGGCGCCGGCCTGCGCGCCGCCGTCGAATAA
- a CDS encoding YihY/virulence factor BrkB family protein, translating into MTPSPPDDPYRPNADALKAGTAAAPSLHRLRQTWRPVLRRMLGNLVDDKIGLAAAGCAFYATLSLFPAISTLISIYGLVFDPQTVEPQLNILRNLLPPSAFALIGERIHTLVAESHSALTLNLILSTALALWSASAATRSLITAVNIAYDTRETRSFLHFQLMALAMTLFAILGAVLALALLVALPVLVDFLPDLLGIAPPPWSVGLAVETGGPALMLLFVLAACAMLYRLGPSRRIAHWVCILPGSCAATLLWIVSSIGFSYYVSAIASYNATYGPLGAVVATMMWFFVSAYVILLGAELNSGIEAEMGLRPDDGAPDTGRRQSASP; encoded by the coding sequence TTGACCCCCTCGCCGCCGGATGACCCGTACCGCCCGAACGCAGACGCGCTGAAGGCCGGCACCGCAGCCGCCCCGTCGCTGCACCGGCTGCGCCAAACCTGGCGGCCCGTGCTGCGCCGCATGCTGGGCAACCTGGTGGACGACAAGATCGGCCTGGCGGCGGCGGGCTGCGCATTCTACGCCACCCTGTCGCTGTTTCCGGCGATCAGCACGCTGATCTCGATCTATGGGCTGGTATTCGACCCGCAGACGGTCGAGCCGCAGCTCAACATCCTGCGCAACCTTCTGCCGCCATCGGCCTTCGCGCTGATCGGCGAACGGATCCACACGCTGGTCGCCGAATCCCATTCCGCGCTGACCCTCAACCTGATCCTGTCCACCGCGCTGGCCCTGTGGTCGGCCTCGGCGGCGACGCGTTCGCTCATCACCGCCGTCAATATCGCCTATGACACGCGTGAGACGCGCAGTTTCCTGCATTTCCAACTGATGGCGCTGGCCATGACGCTGTTCGCGATCCTGGGCGCCGTACTGGCGCTGGCGCTGCTGGTCGCACTGCCGGTGCTGGTCGATTTCCTGCCCGACCTGCTGGGCATCGCCCCGCCCCCCTGGTCGGTCGGCCTGGCGGTCGAAACCGGGGGGCCGGCGCTGATGCTGCTGTTCGTGCTCGCGGCCTGCGCCATGCTGTACCGGCTGGGGCCGTCCCGCCGGATCGCCCACTGGGTCTGCATCCTGCCCGGCTCCTGCGCCGCGACGCTGCTGTGGATCGTTTCCTCGATCGGGTTTTCGTACTATGTCAGCGCCATCGCCAGCTACAACGCCACCTATGGCCCGCTGGGCGCGGTGGTGGCGACGATGATGTGGTTCTTCGTGTCGGCCTACGTCATCCTGCTGGGCGCGGAGCTGAATTCGGGCATCGAGGCCGAGATGGGCCTGCGCCCCGATGACGGCGCCCCCGATACCGGCCGGCGCCAATCCGCATCGCCCTGA
- the aroQ gene encoding type II 3-dehydroquinate dehydratase yields MVRPLIAVLNGPNLNMLGLRQPEVYGRATLDDVEQICIQAAERLDVAIDFRQTNGEGELVSWVQECRNRAQGIVINPAAYGHSSIALLDALLAVDLPVIEVHISNIHRREEFRHHTYCSRAAVGVICGLGVQGYALALQAMTDLILNEDDR; encoded by the coding sequence ATGGTGCGCCCTCTGATCGCGGTCCTGAACGGACCCAACCTCAACATGCTCGGACTGCGCCAGCCCGAAGTCTATGGTCGCGCGACCCTGGACGACGTGGAGCAGATCTGCATCCAGGCCGCCGAGCGCCTGGATGTCGCCATCGACTTCCGCCAGACCAACGGCGAGGGCGAGCTGGTGTCATGGGTGCAGGAATGCCGCAACCGCGCGCAGGGCATCGTGATCAACCCGGCCGCCTACGGCCATAGCTCGATCGCGCTGCTCGACGCGCTGCTGGCTGTGGACCTGCCGGTGATCGAGGTGCACATTTCCAACATTCATCGGCGCGAGGAATTCCGCCACCACACCTATTGCTCCCGCGCCGCCGTGGGCGTCATCTGCGGCCTGGGAGTACAGGGCTATGCGCTGGCGCTTCAGGCGATGACGGATTTGATTCTGAACGAGGACGATCGATGA
- a CDS encoding septal ring lytic transglycosylase RlpA family protein: MQQARKERRIGSGGRALIALACLFAFASAACGREATAGTENAAPNAAPVVDAAPASADAPVSRDSGHPVTAWAASVRAALARRSHRLALAGQSALAWSEKGVASWYGHLRQPHRTSSGRNFDPRALTAAHPTLPMGTRILVRSEDTGRSVVVTVNDRGPFVGRRVIDLSPAAAARIGMLHAGTAHVVIGPAPAVDMAQVEVAQADAADTSDDAIAAAAPGTPRRAGHRR, encoded by the coding sequence TTGCAACAGGCACGGAAAGAGCGACGGATAGGATCGGGGGGACGGGCGCTGATCGCGCTGGCCTGCCTGTTCGCCTTCGCCTCGGCCGCCTGTGGCCGCGAAGCGACAGCGGGCACGGAAAACGCGGCGCCGAACGCGGCTCCCGTCGTCGATGCCGCGCCGGCCTCGGCGGATGCCCCGGTCTCGAGGGACAGCGGGCATCCGGTGACGGCCTGGGCGGCCTCGGTGCGGGCCGCGCTGGCGCGCCGGTCCCACCGCCTGGCCCTCGCGGGTCAGTCGGCCCTGGCCTGGTCCGAGAAGGGGGTCGCAAGCTGGTACGGCCATCTGCGCCAGCCCCATCGCACCTCGTCGGGCCGCAATTTCGATCCGCGCGCGCTGACGGCGGCCCATCCGACCCTGCCGATGGGCACGCGAATCCTGGTCCGGTCCGAGGATACCGGCCGGTCGGTGGTGGTGACGGTGAATGATCGCGGGCCGTTCGTGGGACGGCGGGTCATCGACCTGTCGCCGGCGGCGGCGGCGCGGATCGGCATGCTGCATGCCGGCACCGCCCATGTGGTGATCGGGCCCGCCCCAGCGGTCGATATGGCACAGGTCGAGGTGGCGCAGGCCGACGCAGCCGATACCAGCGACGACGCCATCGCCGCGGCGGCCCCCGGCACGCCGCGCCGCGCCGGGCATCGCCGCTGA
- the acnA gene encoding aconitate hydratase AcnA, translating to MKSVGHDTLKTASTLDVDGRTYHYFSIPEAEKTIGDVGRLPVSLKVLLENVLRFEDGRSYSVDDARAIAAWLPEGGSTQEVPFKPARILMQDFTGVPAVVDLAAMRDGILKLKGDPQKVNPLVPVNLVIDHSVMVDVAGTPDALQKNVTIEFQRNGERYAFLRWGQEAFENFSVVPPGTGICHQVNLEYIAQAVWTAQVDGKDYAYPDTLYGTDSHTTMVNGMGVLGWGVGGIEAEAAMLGQPIAMLIPDVIGFKLTGRLPEGATATDLVLTVTQMLRKKGVVGKFVEFFGPALDHLPVADRATIANMAPEYGATCGFFPVDDLTLDYLRQTGRDEHRIRLTEAYLKAQGMFRTAQSPDPVFTDTLELDLGGVVPSLAGPKRPQDRVALNDATRAFESELTGSLGVPAADAHKKVAVAGTNYEIGHGDVVIAAITSCTNTSNPAVLIAAGLVARKARALGLKPKPWVKTSLAPGSQVVTDYLDRAGLTAELDAMGFNTVGYGCTTCIGNSGPLEDNIVDAIEGDRLVAVSVLSGNRNFEGRISPNVRANYLASPPLVVAYALLGTMRADITTAPLGTSTDGKPVYLKDIWPTNKEIAELIGSSITREEFIKRYSEIAKGTKEWQALKVATGSETYKWDPASTYVQDPPYFQDITPEPVSKGDIVGARILALLGDNITTDHISPAGAIKESAPAGLYLKEHQVAKADFNSYGSRRGNDRVMVRGTFANIRIRNEMLPGTEGGLSRHFPDGKDGSIYDVAMQYRHEGVPLVVFGGKEYGMGSSRDWAAKGTLLLGVRAVVAESFERIHRSNLVGMGVLPLLFKDGMSRKTLNLKGDEIIDIKGLDAITPRMTLTMTITRADGTTQAVPLLCRVDTLDEVEYYRHGGILQYVLRGMTKAA from the coding sequence ATGAAGTCGGTTGGGCACGATACGCTGAAAACGGCCAGCACGCTGGATGTCGACGGCAGGACTTATCATTATTTCTCGATTCCCGAAGCGGAGAAGACGATCGGCGACGTCGGCCGCCTGCCGGTCAGCCTGAAGGTCCTGCTGGAGAACGTCCTGCGTTTCGAGGACGGACGGTCCTACAGCGTCGACGACGCACGCGCGATCGCGGCCTGGCTGCCCGAGGGCGGCAGCACGCAGGAAGTGCCCTTCAAGCCCGCGCGGATCCTGATGCAGGATTTCACCGGCGTTCCGGCCGTGGTGGACCTGGCCGCGATGCGCGACGGAATCCTGAAGCTGAAGGGCGATCCGCAGAAGGTGAATCCACTGGTGCCGGTCAACCTGGTCATCGACCATTCGGTGATGGTGGACGTGGCCGGCACGCCCGACGCGCTGCAGAAGAACGTGACGATCGAATTCCAGCGCAACGGCGAGCGCTATGCGTTCCTGCGCTGGGGCCAGGAAGCGTTCGAGAATTTCTCGGTCGTGCCGCCGGGCACCGGCATCTGCCACCAGGTGAACCTGGAATATATCGCCCAGGCCGTCTGGACGGCGCAGGTCGACGGCAAGGACTATGCCTATCCCGACACGCTGTACGGCACGGACAGCCATACCACCATGGTCAACGGCATGGGCGTGCTGGGCTGGGGCGTCGGCGGGATCGAGGCCGAGGCGGCGATGCTGGGCCAGCCGATCGCGATGCTGATCCCCGACGTGATCGGCTTCAAGCTGACCGGCCGGCTGCCCGAGGGCGCGACCGCGACCGACCTGGTGCTGACCGTCACCCAGATGCTGCGCAAGAAGGGCGTGGTCGGCAAGTTCGTCGAATTCTTCGGCCCGGCGCTGGACCATCTGCCGGTGGCCGACCGCGCGACGATCGCCAACATGGCCCCGGAATACGGCGCCACCTGCGGCTTCTTCCCGGTCGACGACCTGACGCTGGACTATCTGCGCCAGACCGGCCGTGATGAGCATCGCATCAGGCTGACCGAAGCGTATCTCAAGGCCCAGGGCATGTTCCGCACCGCCCAGTCGCCCGACCCGGTCTTTACCGACACGCTGGAACTGGACCTGGGCGGCGTCGTGCCCTCGCTTGCCGGCCCGAAGCGGCCGCAGGACCGCGTGGCGCTGAACGACGCGACCCGCGCGTTCGAAAGCGAGCTGACCGGATCGCTGGGCGTGCCCGCCGCCGACGCACACAAGAAGGTCGCGGTGGCCGGCACGAATTACGAGATCGGCCATGGCGACGTGGTGATCGCGGCGATCACCTCCTGCACCAACACCTCGAACCCGGCGGTGCTGATCGCGGCGGGCCTGGTGGCCAGGAAGGCGCGGGCGCTGGGGCTGAAGCCCAAGCCCTGGGTGAAGACGTCCCTGGCCCCGGGGTCGCAGGTCGTCACCGACTATCTGGACCGCGCCGGGCTGACGGCCGAGCTGGACGCGATGGGCTTCAACACCGTCGGCTATGGCTGCACGACCTGCATCGGCAATTCCGGCCCGCTGGAAGACAATATCGTCGATGCGATCGAGGGCGACAGGCTGGTGGCGGTGTCGGTCCTGTCGGGCAACCGCAATTTCGAGGGCCGCATCTCGCCCAACGTGCGCGCGAACTATCTGGCCAGCCCGCCGCTGGTGGTGGCCTATGCGCTGCTGGGCACGATGCGCGCGGACATCACCACCGCGCCGCTGGGCACCTCCACGGACGGCAAGCCGGTCTATCTGAAGGATATCTGGCCGACCAACAAGGAAATCGCCGAGCTGATCGGCTCGTCGATCACGCGTGAGGAATTCATCAAGCGCTACAGCGAGATCGCCAAGGGCACCAAGGAATGGCAGGCCCTGAAGGTCGCCACCGGGTCCGAGACCTATAAATGGGATCCGGCCTCGACCTATGTGCAGGATCCGCCCTATTTCCAGGACATCACGCCCGAACCGGTGTCCAAGGGCGACATCGTCGGCGCGCGCATCCTGGCGCTGCTGGGCGACAACATCACCACCGACCATATCTCGCCGGCCGGGGCGATCAAGGAGAGCGCGCCGGCGGGCCTGTATCTGAAGGAACACCAGGTCGCCAAGGCCGATTTCAACTCCTATGGCTCGCGCCGCGGCAATGACCGGGTGATGGTGCGCGGCACCTTCGCCAATATCCGCATCAGGAACGAGATGCTGCCGGGCACCGAAGGCGGCCTGTCCAGGCACTTCCCCGACGGGAAGGACGGCTCGATCTACGATGTCGCGATGCAGTACCGGCACGAGGGCGTGCCCCTGGTCGTCTTCGGCGGCAAGGAATACGGCATGGGCTCGTCGCGCGACTGGGCGGCGAAGGGCACGCTGCTGCTGGGCGTCCGCGCGGTGGTGGCCGAAAGCTTCGAGCGCATCCATCGTTCCAACCTGGTCGGCATGGGCGTGCTGCCGCTGCTGTTCAAGGACGGCATGTCGCGCAAGACGCTGAACCTGAAGGGCGACGAGATCATCGACATCAAGGGGCTGGACGCGATCACCCCGCGCATGACCCTGACGATGACCATCACCCGCGCCGACGGCACGACGCAGGCGGTGCCGCTGCTCTGCCGCGTCGATACGCTGGACGAGGTCGAATATTACCGGCATGGTGGCATCCTGCAGTATGTCTTGCGCGGGATGACCAAAGCTGCCTGA
- a CDS encoding type III PLP-dependent enzyme produces MTPKIARFLAEQAPATPCLVVDVDRVEARYQSLRTALPLARIYYAVKANPADAILRRLVSLGSAFDAASWEEIRMCLDAGADARDISFGNTVKKVSAIAAAYAAGVTMYAFDSHEELEKLARHAPGSRVYCRLIVENAGAEWPLSRKFGTTVESARDLMLRARDLGLDPYGLSFHVGSQQTTTDAYEAAIARVGMLFTDLADAGLNLRMVNLGGGFPIRYRDDVPEIDQFALAISHAMTAHFGNDLPEMIVEPGRFIVGDAGVVSAEVVLVTRRGLKDDMRWVYLDIGRFGGLAETEGESIRYGIRTPHDGGPTGRVAIAGPTCDGADILYEKAPYALPLDLACGDRIELLSTGAYVSTYCSTRFNGFAPLGEHYI; encoded by the coding sequence ATGACTCCCAAAATCGCCCGTTTTCTGGCCGAGCAGGCTCCTGCGACGCCATGCCTCGTCGTCGATGTCGATCGCGTCGAGGCCCGTTATCAGTCGCTGCGCACGGCGCTGCCGCTGGCGCGCATCTATTATGCGGTCAAGGCCAACCCGGCGGATGCGATCCTGCGCCGGCTGGTATCGCTGGGCTCGGCCTTCGACGCCGCGTCGTGGGAAGAGATCCGCATGTGCCTGGATGCCGGCGCGGATGCGCGCGACATCTCGTTCGGCAACACGGTCAAGAAAGTGTCGGCCATCGCCGCCGCCTACGCGGCCGGGGTGACGATGTACGCGTTCGACAGCCACGAAGAACTGGAGAAGCTGGCCCGCCACGCTCCGGGATCGCGCGTCTATTGCCGCCTGATCGTCGAGAATGCAGGGGCGGAATGGCCGCTGTCGCGCAAGTTCGGCACCACGGTCGAAAGCGCGCGCGACCTGATGCTGCGCGCCCGCGACCTCGGCCTGGACCCGTACGGCCTGTCGTTCCATGTCGGCAGCCAGCAGACCACCACGGACGCGTACGAAGCGGCGATCGCGCGGGTCGGCATGCTGTTCACCGACCTGGCCGATGCCGGGCTGAACCTGCGCATGGTCAACCTGGGCGGCGGTTTCCCGATCCGCTATCGCGACGACGTGCCCGAGATCGACCAGTTCGCGCTGGCGATCAGCCATGCGATGACCGCGCATTTCGGCAACGACCTGCCGGAAATGATCGTCGAGCCGGGCCGGTTCATCGTCGGCGATGCCGGCGTGGTGTCGGCCGAGGTGGTGCTGGTGACCCGCCGCGGCCTGAAGGACGACATGCGCTGGGTCTATCTGGATATCGGCCGTTTCGGCGGCCTGGCCGAGACCGAGGGCGAGTCGATCCGCTACGGCATCCGCACGCCGCATGACGGCGGACCGACGGGGCGGGTGGCGATCGCCGGCCCGACCTGCGACGGCGCGGACATCCTGTACGAGAAGGCGCCCTACGCCCTGCCGCTGGACCTGGCCTGCGGCGACCGGATCGAGCTGCTGTCCACCGGGGCCTATGTCTCGACCTATTGCTCGACCCGCTTCAACGGCTTCGCGCCGCTGGGCGAACATTACATCTAA
- a CDS encoding amino acid ABC transporter ATP-binding protein: MVVQADQVRKIFDGHPILRGISLTVARGELVSIIGPSGCGKSTFLRCLNFLEVPDSGTVSMAGVTIARAGGRWSRADEESAHRLRAHVGMVFQSFNLFPHRTVLDNVMMAPIRVKRLGVAEARQDALALLEKVGLSAIAARYPDTLSGGQQQRAAIARALAMRPDVMLYDEPTSALDPELAEEVLSVMRTLDAEGMTQIVVTHDMRFARAASDRVVFMEGGEIVEMDDPDTLFVAPQDMRTRRFLRSVL; encoded by the coding sequence ATGGTCGTGCAAGCCGACCAGGTCCGGAAGATTTTCGACGGACATCCGATCCTGCGCGGCATTTCGCTGACCGTCGCGCGCGGCGAGCTGGTGTCGATCATCGGGCCGTCCGGGTGCGGCAAATCGACTTTCCTGCGCTGCCTGAATTTCCTCGAAGTGCCCGATTCCGGCACGGTCAGCATGGCCGGCGTGACCATCGCGCGCGCCGGCGGGCGCTGGAGCCGCGCCGACGAGGAATCGGCCCACCGGCTGCGCGCGCATGTCGGCATGGTGTTCCAGTCCTTCAATTTGTTTCCCCATCGCACCGTCCTGGACAATGTCATGATGGCGCCGATCCGGGTAAAGCGCCTCGGCGTGGCCGAGGCGCGGCAGGACGCCCTGGCGCTGCTGGAGAAGGTGGGCCTGTCGGCCATCGCCGCGCGCTATCCCGATACGCTGTCCGGCGGGCAGCAGCAGCGTGCCGCCATCGCCCGCGCGCTGGCGATGCGGCCCGACGTGATGCTGTATGACGAACCGACCTCGGCGCTGGACCCCGAACTGGCCGAGGAAGTGCTGTCGGTCATGCGCACCCTGGATGCGGAAGGCATGACCCAGATCGTGGTGACGCACGACATGCGCTTCGCCCGCGCGGCGTCGGACCGCGTGGTGTTCATGGAAGGCGGCGAGATCGTCGAGATGGACGATCCCGATACGCTCTTCGTCGCGCCG
- the ccmA gene encoding heme ABC exporter ATP-binding protein CcmA yields the protein MLDVENISVFRGERLVLDGVGLRLRAGEALLLTGPNGAGKSTLLRVLAGLRKPEGGHVLWAGIDALADRTAHAARVAYLGHQDALKPGLTLRENLALAARAGGTDPGRAMAALALSDLADLPARMLSAGQKRRAALARVMLARAPLWLLDEPSLGLDRNAIGLLDGLFRAHRQEGGIIIATTHVPLPLPDALGLDLPAAADRADPDWPPGQDRFDDCWMEHAP from the coding sequence CTGCTGGACGTCGAAAATATCTCGGTCTTCCGCGGGGAGAGGCTGGTCCTGGACGGGGTCGGGCTGCGCCTGCGGGCCGGCGAGGCCCTGCTGCTGACCGGCCCGAACGGCGCGGGAAAATCGACCCTGCTGCGCGTCCTGGCAGGGCTGCGCAAACCGGAAGGCGGCCATGTCCTGTGGGCGGGGATCGATGCGCTGGCCGATCGAACCGCCCATGCCGCCCGCGTCGCCTATCTGGGCCACCAGGACGCGCTGAAGCCGGGGCTGACCCTGCGCGAGAACCTGGCGCTGGCGGCCCGCGCCGGCGGGACGGACCCCGGCCGCGCCATGGCGGCGCTGGCGCTGTCGGACCTGGCCGACCTGCCGGCCCGCATGCTGTCGGCCGGGCAGAAGCGCCGCGCCGCCCTGGCGCGGGTCATGCTGGCCCGCGCCCCGCTCTGGCTGCTGGACGAACCCAGCCTGGGGCTGGACCGCAACGCCATCGGCCTGCTGGACGGCCTGTTCCGCGCGCACCGGCAGGAGGGCGGGATCATCATCGCCACCACCCATGTCCCGCTGCCGCTGCCCGACGCGCTGGGGCTGGACCTGCCCGCCGCGGCCGACCGCGCCGATCCCGACTGGCCGCCCGGACAGGACCGGTTCGACGATTGCTGGATGGAGCACGCGCCATGA